In the Salvia splendens isolate huo1 unplaced genomic scaffold, SspV2 ctg574, whole genome shotgun sequence genome, TCTCCTCAGCCTACAAgaataaaattacattattgtttAAGTTTTTCATGTTTTTACAAGGCCCTAACCAGAGATAACCTAGCTTTCTAGTTTTGCCCAAATTTGGCCCTACCTACCTCATCTTTCGTTGAGGGGAGATTCGACAACCAGGAAAACCAGTCTTACAAGATATGCTGATTGCTGAACTATAAGCTTGAGATGTTATTCTTTATATTGTTTTTTATAGGcaaatgaatatatatttaaagGTGCTGCATCACGGTGGACTCATTACCACACTACCACTAGGTCAACTCACACACACTGACAATTATCCCTTTATAGCTTGTGACAAGTTGTAATTTAAGACCATACTAAGTTTTGTTTGCTCTGAAAATTTGGGGAAAAGCTTAGCAACATTTTGATCCCGTGTTCAAGAAACTCTATGCTTCAAATGACAAGACGAAACAACACATCGTGACGAGATCAGATAAGGGAGTGGTAAATCAAGTAATGCAGCAGCCTGAATATAGAAATGGAGCAAATGAGGAGAAGAATATGTACCGCGGATATTCCGACCAGTCCATCCCTCAGTTTCGGGATAATGAGGATGTGAGTAGGCGCTTGTGGAGCTATGTCCCTGAAAGCCAGAACCTGCCAAGGAAAACAACAGCTTCAAACCAAATACAACTACTAGTTtacaacaacaaagcaaataaaacACTCATGTAACTGAGATACACTATAAAAAAGATCAATTTATGACAAAAACAACATAATCTAGAAAATACAGGTAGCTAATACATCGGcaagaataagtttgaaaagttaaaaaaattaagcCACCCAATTCTAGATCAACTAAGTGACTGGAAAAagtataaatttgaatatttgaatTTAGGGTTAAATTCGAATTTAGCAAGTTTACAATCTCTCACTTAATCTAATGGCATATCTAATTCCCAATTTCAAAAACTGATCTTTATCGTTCCGGGGAGGAGAAAAAGAAGAACCTGTTCATCCTCATAGACGATGTTGGCCGGAATTTGCTTGTTGATGATCTTATCGAATCTGCAGGTTgaagaaaaggaagaaaaattaGTTAGAATAGGGACatgagagagagggggggggggaggggggaTAGAGGCAGGCGGACATTGTGGGAGAATCAGAGGGAGCGGCAGCAAGAGCAGCCTCCTTTT is a window encoding:
- the LOC121790665 gene encoding adenylylsulfatase HINT1-like; translated protein: MASEKEAALAAAPSDSPTIFDKIINKQIPANIVYEDEQVLAFRDIAPQAPTHILIIPKLRDGLVGISAAEERHCEILGRLLYTAKLVAKGRP